A stretch of bacterium DNA encodes these proteins:
- the glgB gene encoding 1,4-alpha-glucan branching protein GlgB, whose translation MSSVTAEEVNRISRNLHHDPFTILGPHQTQVEGESIWVIRAWLPDAQSVFVRDPQSRVEYPMQSVHDRHFFEVFLPDWTSLRSYQLHVVAENGHERYVHDPYFFLPQMGEMDLYLFGMGDHHKIYEKMGAHPVTVDGIDGVYFAVWAPNARNVSIVGNFNQWHGGKHQMRVLGSSGIWELFIPDIGAGEVYKYEIKDQNGNIYLKADPYGFQHEIRPKTASVVADINHFEWHDQEWLENRRKGDILKQPVSIYEVHLGSWRRKVEEEYRFLTYRELAHELTAYCQEMGYTHIELLPISEHPLDASWGYQVTGYYAPTSRFGTPEDFQYMMDYFHQHGIGVIIDWVPAHFPRDAHGLAYFDGTQLYEHADPRKGEHKDWGTLIFNFGRSEVRNFLLANALFWFDKYHIDGIRVDAVASMLYLDYSRKAGEWIPNAFGGRENLEAIDFLKKLNETIFSYFPGIMSVAEESTAWPGVSRPTYLGGLGFNMKWNMGWMNDFLTYFSKEPIHRKYHHNMITFALLYAFHENFVLVLSHDEVVHGKRSLLDKMPGDFWQRFANLRTLLAFMMGHPGKKLLFMGSDFGQWQEWSESRSLDWHLLQYEPHRKLQAMVRDLNHLYRQEPALHEVDFDPAGFEWIDFQDSDNSIITFMRKTGRPEDTLIFVCNFTPVFREAYRIGVPWHGFYREIFNSDAADYWGSNKGNYGGLHTEEIPFHGRPCSINLALPPLATLILKPELTKEE comes from the coding sequence ATGAGCAGCGTCACTGCAGAAGAGGTCAACCGCATCTCCCGTAATCTGCATCATGATCCTTTCACCATTCTCGGACCGCATCAAACTCAGGTCGAAGGAGAAAGCATCTGGGTGATTCGCGCCTGGCTGCCGGATGCGCAAAGCGTCTTTGTTCGCGATCCTCAAAGCCGCGTGGAATATCCGATGCAAAGCGTCCATGACCGCCATTTTTTTGAGGTCTTTTTGCCGGACTGGACCTCCTTGCGCAGCTATCAACTGCATGTCGTCGCCGAGAACGGCCATGAACGCTATGTCCATGATCCCTATTTCTTCCTGCCACAGATGGGAGAGATGGACCTGTATCTCTTCGGCATGGGCGATCATCACAAGATTTACGAGAAAATGGGGGCGCACCCCGTGACCGTCGATGGCATTGACGGCGTCTATTTCGCTGTCTGGGCGCCGAATGCCCGTAACGTCAGCATCGTTGGCAATTTCAATCAATGGCATGGCGGCAAGCATCAGATGCGCGTCCTCGGCAGCTCGGGGATCTGGGAACTCTTCATTCCGGATATCGGCGCCGGCGAGGTCTATAAATACGAGATCAAGGACCAGAACGGCAATATCTACCTAAAGGCTGATCCCTATGGATTTCAGCACGAGATCCGGCCTAAAACCGCCTCAGTGGTCGCGGATATCAACCACTTTGAATGGCATGACCAGGAGTGGCTCGAAAACCGCCGTAAAGGGGATATCCTCAAACAGCCGGTTTCCATCTACGAGGTCCATCTCGGCTCATGGCGGCGCAAGGTCGAGGAGGAGTACCGTTTCCTGACCTACCGTGAGCTCGCTCATGAGCTGACGGCGTATTGCCAGGAGATGGGCTACACGCATATCGAGTTGCTGCCCATCTCCGAACACCCCCTTGATGCCTCCTGGGGCTACCAGGTCACCGGCTATTATGCACCCACTTCGCGGTTCGGTACACCGGAAGATTTTCAATATATGATGGACTACTTCCATCAGCACGGTATCGGCGTCATTATCGACTGGGTTCCGGCCCACTTCCCGCGGGATGCCCACGGCCTTGCCTACTTTGACGGCACACAGCTCTATGAACATGCGGATCCTCGCAAAGGGGAACACAAGGACTGGGGCACCTTGATTTTTAATTTTGGACGCAGTGAGGTGCGCAATTTCCTTCTTGCCAATGCTCTCTTCTGGTTCGACAAGTATCACATCGACGGCATCCGCGTCGATGCCGTCGCCTCCATGCTCTATCTCGATTATTCCCGCAAAGCAGGAGAATGGATTCCCAACGCGTTCGGCGGCCGGGAAAATCTCGAGGCGATCGATTTCCTCAAAAAGCTCAACGAGACCATCTTCTCTTATTTTCCCGGCATCATGTCGGTGGCGGAGGAATCCACCGCCTGGCCGGGCGTTTCCCGGCCCACCTATCTCGGCGGTCTCGGATTCAACATGAAATGGAATATGGGATGGATGAATGACTTTCTCACCTACTTCTCCAAGGAACCCATCCATCGCAAATACCATCACAACATGATCACCTTTGCCCTGCTTTATGCGTTTCATGAAAATTTTGTCCTGGTGCTGAGCCATGACGAGGTGGTACATGGCAAACGCTCCCTGCTCGACAAGATGCCTGGCGATTTCTGGCAGCGCTTCGCCAACTTGCGCACACTGCTGGCGTTCATGATGGGCCATCCCGGCAAGAAGCTTCTCTTCATGGGCTCCGATTTTGGCCAGTGGCAGGAGTGGTCCGAGAGCCGCAGCCTCGACTGGCACCTCCTGCAGTATGAGCCGCATCGGAAGCTCCAGGCCATGGTTCGCGACCTCAATCACCTCTACAGACAGGAACCTGCTTTGCACGAAGTCGATTTCGATCCGGCTGGCTTCGAATGGATCGATTTCCAGGATTCCGACAACAGCATCATCACCTTCATGCGAAAGACCGGCCGCCCGGAAGATACCTTGATATTTGTCTGTAATTTTACTCCGGTCTTTCGCGAAGCTTATCGGATTGGCGTGCCCTGGCATGGTTTTTATCGCGAGATCTTTAATTCCGATGCCGCCGATTACTGGGGATCCAACAAGGGTAATTACGGCGGCCTACATACAGAAGAGATCCCCTTCCACGGCCGGCCCTGCTCCATCAACCTAGCACTGCCCCCGCTCGCTACGCTGATCCTCAAACCTGAATTAACCAAAGAGGAGTAG
- a CDS encoding outer membrane beta-barrel protein, with protein MRKPAVVVATLVLCWMTAVTAQTESWGLGAHLLVSLPQKGFDNLSKDGEGIGGKAFYRLSPFLALRSDLGYLSYGERRNSEWSSGGYYFVTRRNESFQFTMGPQLTRRIGRVTPYAAVLGGFYYYHTVTSYEDYYSYYYDYYPYTNSSNGQSKWGWNLSTGVLIDLGIGVHLDFGYKLQNIHNAETTLKNITTKQTGVDYIITLGAVFFRN; from the coding sequence ATGCGGAAACCTGCCGTTGTTGTTGCTACGCTCGTGCTGTGCTGGATGACAGCTGTTACCGCCCAAACTGAATCCTGGGGCCTGGGCGCCCACCTCCTCGTTTCCCTTCCGCAAAAAGGATTTGATAATCTCTCCAAAGACGGTGAAGGAATCGGCGGCAAGGCTTTTTACCGCTTATCACCCTTTCTCGCCCTGCGCAGTGACCTGGGATACCTCTCATATGGTGAACGGCGCAACAGCGAGTGGTCTTCAGGGGGCTATTATTTCGTCACCCGGCGCAATGAGTCCTTCCAGTTCACGATGGGGCCGCAACTCACCCGCCGGATCGGCCGGGTCACACCGTACGCTGCAGTGCTCGGCGGATTTTATTACTATCATACGGTGACCAGCTATGAAGATTACTACAGTTATTATTATGACTATTACCCCTACACCAACTCAAGCAATGGTCAGAGTAAGTGGGGCTGGAATCTTTCCACCGGCGTGCTGATAGATCTCGGTATCGGCGTGCATCTTGATTTCGGTTACAAGCTGCAGAATATCCATAACGCGGAGACCACGCTGAAGAATATCACCACGAAACAGACTGGTGTCGACTATATTATCACGTTGGGTGCCGTCTTTTTCCGGAATTGA
- a CDS encoding class I SAM-dependent rRNA methyltransferase, protein MVAASIVLKPSKEHVILRGHPWLFSGAIARIEGKPANGAILPIRRADGKTIALGAYHHGSDIAVRIISLDPEIKIDADFWRSRIANAVALRTRIIPPETTACRMINAEGDGLPGLVVDRYGDWLVLSLSTLLLDRLRETLCELLVAEMTPAGIYERSEGRARQREGLDTRSGMLWGEPPPQQLEIRENGLRFLVDLVEGQKTGFFIDQRSNRSLVESISRDARVLNCFAYSGGFSLYAARGGARQVTSVELSAHAAGMCRTNLKLNLFDPEQHPVVTADVFDYLRSGDQRFDLIILDPPAFAKSQKDIQRASRGYKEINLQAMRHLEPGGWLATFSCSNHVDKALFTRIVLAAAADAGRTVQLIQELAPGGDHPVLLAHEEGRYLKGLLLRLV, encoded by the coding sequence ATGGTTGCTGCATCGATCGTCCTCAAACCATCCAAAGAACATGTGATCCTGCGCGGTCATCCCTGGCTCTTCTCCGGAGCGATTGCGCGAATCGAGGGCAAACCCGCCAATGGCGCCATCCTGCCCATCCGCCGGGCGGATGGCAAGACCATTGCACTCGGCGCCTACCACCATGGCAGCGATATCGCTGTGCGCATCATCAGCCTTGACCCGGAGATCAAAATTGACGCTGACTTCTGGCGGTCACGAATCGCCAACGCTGTTGCTCTGCGCACCAGGATCATCCCACCGGAAACCACCGCCTGCCGCATGATCAACGCCGAGGGAGACGGCCTGCCCGGATTGGTCGTCGACCGCTATGGCGACTGGCTGGTGCTCTCCCTGTCGACCCTGCTGCTGGACCGGCTGCGTGAAACGCTGTGCGAGCTGTTGGTTGCCGAAATGACACCGGCCGGGATCTATGAACGCAGCGAAGGCCGCGCGCGTCAGCGCGAAGGCCTGGACACCCGCAGTGGCATGCTCTGGGGCGAGCCTCCGCCGCAGCAACTGGAGATTCGCGAAAACGGTTTGCGCTTCCTGGTCGATCTGGTGGAAGGGCAAAAGACCGGCTTTTTTATCGACCAGCGCAGCAACCGTTCCCTGGTGGAATCGATCAGCCGCGACGCCCGGGTGCTCAATTGTTTTGCTTACAGCGGCGGTTTCAGCCTCTATGCGGCCCGCGGCGGTGCCCGCCAGGTCACTTCGGTGGAGCTCTCGGCACATGCCGCAGGCATGTGCCGCACCAATCTCAAGTTGAATCTCTTCGATCCGGAGCAGCATCCTGTGGTCACCGCGGATGTTTTCGATTATTTGCGTTCAGGGGATCAGCGCTTTGATCTGATCATCCTTGATCCGCCGGCTTTTGCCAAGTCCCAGAAGGATATCCAGCGCGCCAGCCGCGGCTATAAAGAGATCAACCTCCAAGCCATGCGGCATTTGGAGCCCGGCGGCTGGCTGGCAACCTTCTCCTGTTCCAACCACGTTGACAAGGCTCTCTTTACCCGGATCGTTCTCGCAGCCGCTGCGGACGCAGGGCGCACGGTTCAGCTGATTCAGGAGCTCGCACCTGGAGGCGACCATCCGGTACTGCTGGCACACGAAGAGGGACGCTATCTCAAAGGGCTGCTACTGCGCCTGGTATAG
- a CDS encoding DNA recombination protein RmuC has product MTPLAWSTLAIGLILGFLLAVLIKGWRLRSARELAEEIHRAYEAQNAARMQVIYDQMKSAFGSLSLEALSRSTNEFIKLAQTRLTSEREYTRQSLEEKQQLIDRQLLAMNNELEQIGALMQSLENDRAEKFGELAQQLQASSAQTTALLQATATLREALVNSKTRGQWGERMAEDVLRMAGFIENINYSKQKTVNSGRSRPDFTFHLPRNLVLHMDVKFPLDNYVRYLDATTEVEKARHKADFLKDVKQRIKEITTRDYISSEDNTVDYVLLFIPNEQIYGFIQEQDHTLFDDGLKQHVIACSPMTLFAVLAVVRQSIDNFALERTSLEILRLLGNFRKQWDEFIKRMEGLGKSLNAAQADYEALVTTRRRMLEVPLQKIEALRGGTDIEALPDKEGFAALD; this is encoded by the coding sequence ATGACCCCGCTTGCCTGGTCTACGCTGGCCATCGGTTTGATCCTGGGTTTCCTCCTTGCCGTGCTTATCAAAGGCTGGCGTCTCCGCAGTGCCCGCGAGCTGGCCGAAGAAATCCACCGGGCCTATGAGGCGCAAAACGCGGCGCGTATGCAAGTGATCTATGATCAGATGAAAAGCGCCTTCGGCAGCCTCTCACTCGAAGCGCTGTCGCGATCAACGAATGAATTTATAAAACTGGCCCAAACGCGCTTGACCAGCGAGCGGGAGTACACCCGTCAAAGCCTGGAAGAAAAACAGCAGCTGATTGACCGTCAGCTGCTGGCAATGAACAACGAACTCGAGCAGATTGGTGCGCTGATGCAAAGCCTAGAGAACGACCGGGCAGAAAAATTCGGGGAGCTGGCCCAGCAGCTCCAGGCTTCAAGCGCACAAACTACGGCCCTACTCCAGGCTACCGCCACCCTGCGTGAAGCCCTCGTCAACAGCAAGACCCGCGGCCAATGGGGCGAACGGATGGCGGAGGATGTGCTGCGGATGGCAGGCTTTATCGAGAACATTAATTACAGCAAACAGAAGACCGTCAACTCAGGACGATCTCGTCCTGATTTCACCTTCCATCTGCCCCGTAATCTGGTATTGCATATGGATGTCAAATTCCCTCTCGACAACTATGTGCGCTACCTGGATGCAACCACCGAGGTGGAGAAAGCCCGTCACAAGGCAGATTTTCTCAAGGATGTCAAACAGCGCATAAAGGAGATCACGACCCGCGACTATATCAGCAGCGAAGACAACACGGTCGACTATGTGCTGCTGTTCATCCCCAACGAACAGATCTATGGATTCATCCAGGAACAGGATCATACGCTCTTTGATGACGGGCTGAAACAGCACGTCATTGCCTGTTCGCCGATGACCCTTTTCGCTGTCCTTGCGGTCGTGCGGCAATCCATTGACAATTTTGCACTCGAGCGGACCTCATTGGAAATCCTGCGTCTTCTCGGCAATTTTCGCAAGCAATGGGATGAGTTTATCAAGCGGATGGAAGGGTTGGGCAAAAGTCTCAACGCCGCCCAGGCAGACTACGAGGCGCTGGTTACAACACGACGGCGAATGCTGGAGGTGCCGCTGCAAAAGATCGAAGCGCTGCGCGGTGGCACAGACATCGAGGCCTTGCCGGATAAAGAGGGATTTGCTGCGCTGGATTAG
- a CDS encoding GDSL-type esterase/lipase family protein, with amino-acid sequence MKTVRSRGFRLAALLLPLAILALLEAGLRLAGLFQREPLFVDAIEEGREVTRLYPDVARRYFNPKNVVVPNLYPESFARSKPDGVFRIFCLGGSTTAGFPFEYQVPFPAQLKNQLSRQYPGRRFEVINLGLSAVNSFTVLDFIPEVLGKHPDLILLYMGHNEFYGAYGSASAISFGQNGILIRVYLRLQRLRLVQMMRAAIIALTPASRMDPENTTLMEQVIADKEVPLESGKYRRTLRNFQDNLGAILAQCRRAHVPVIAGTLVCNLKDQPPLGSSGRDELKEKGTDRTAGPLRHCAELIHQGRLQEALAFVNERIASDSLSADLRFRAGEIQLALGDSVQALASFSAARDRDLVRFRASAEMNQIIANSAREQGTPLADIAAAFGIASPGGIPGDELFCDHLHPNPEGYQLMARTFADAIDRARIIPAVPADASGRIAPFAVTDLDWEIGLLRIFKLKHRWPFANRPVDYSRYKPHGTPAAARVAFAYLFDHHNWVRAHYAMADSFANKGELERARQEYWAILSYYPERPEPWIKVAASYEKEGDWTRAEKACLAAPHETGKDGEIHYRLARVQWRLGQKAAAVQAIQEAIVSPDLGAGQRLQAKLDLAGFFIDLRRMDFAREVLDDILQEKPDLQAARELKNRFFNP; translated from the coding sequence GTGAAAACAGTTCGTTCCCGCGGATTTCGCCTCGCTGCTTTACTGCTGCCCCTGGCCATTCTGGCACTGCTGGAGGCCGGTCTGCGTTTGGCAGGCCTCTTCCAGCGCGAGCCCCTCTTCGTCGATGCCATCGAGGAGGGGAGGGAGGTGACGCGGCTCTATCCCGACGTCGCCCGACGCTATTTTAATCCTAAAAATGTAGTGGTCCCCAACCTCTATCCTGAGTCCTTCGCCCGCTCCAAGCCGGATGGCGTTTTTCGCATCTTCTGCCTAGGCGGGTCCACCACTGCCGGTTTCCCCTTCGAATATCAAGTTCCCTTCCCGGCCCAGTTGAAAAACCAGCTCTCCAGACAATACCCCGGCCGCCGCTTCGAGGTGATCAATCTGGGGCTCTCGGCTGTCAACAGTTTCACCGTCCTCGATTTTATTCCGGAGGTTCTCGGCAAGCATCCGGATCTCATCCTGCTTTATATGGGGCATAACGAATTTTACGGCGCCTATGGCTCTGCTTCCGCTATCTCTTTTGGCCAGAATGGCATCCTGATCCGGGTTTACCTGCGGCTGCAGCGGCTGCGGCTGGTTCAGATGATGCGCGCAGCCATCATCGCCCTGACGCCGGCGTCCAGAATGGATCCGGAAAACACCACCCTGATGGAGCAGGTGATCGCCGACAAGGAGGTGCCCCTCGAATCCGGCAAGTACCGGAGGACGCTGCGCAATTTCCAGGACAACCTCGGAGCCATCCTCGCGCAATGCCGCCGCGCCCACGTGCCAGTCATCGCCGGCACGCTGGTTTGCAACCTCAAGGACCAACCACCTCTGGGCAGCAGTGGCCGTGATGAGCTGAAGGAAAAGGGGACCGACAGGACCGCCGGACCACTCCGGCACTGCGCCGAGCTGATCCACCAGGGCCGTCTGCAGGAGGCTCTCGCCTTCGTAAACGAAAGAATAGCGAGCGATTCGCTCTCCGCCGACCTTCGTTTTCGCGCCGGCGAGATCCAACTGGCCCTGGGCGACTCTGTGCAGGCACTTGCCAGCTTTTCGGCTGCGCGCGACCGGGATCTGGTCCGTTTCCGAGCCAGTGCGGAGATGAACCAGATCATCGCGAACTCCGCCCGGGAGCAGGGCACACCGCTGGCCGACATAGCAGCGGCCTTTGGCATCGCTTCACCCGGTGGCATTCCAGGGGATGAACTATTTTGTGATCACCTCCATCCCAATCCCGAAGGGTATCAGCTCATGGCGCGCACCTTTGCGGACGCAATCGACCGCGCCAGGATAATTCCCGCTGTCCCGGCCGACGCCAGCGGCCGGATCGCACCCTTTGCGGTGACGGACCTCGACTGGGAGATCGGCCTCCTGCGTATCTTCAAACTCAAACATCGCTGGCCTTTCGCGAACCGGCCGGTAGATTACTCCCGCTACAAACCCCACGGGACACCTGCTGCAGCGCGGGTGGCCTTCGCCTACCTGTTTGATCATCATAATTGGGTCCGGGCGCATTACGCCATGGCTGATTCGTTTGCGAACAAGGGGGAATTGGAGCGCGCCCGGCAGGAATATTGGGCCATCCTCAGTTATTACCCCGAGCGGCCGGAACCCTGGATCAAAGTCGCTGCATCGTATGAAAAGGAGGGGGACTGGACCAGGGCGGAAAAAGCCTGTCTTGCTGCGCCGCACGAAACGGGGAAGGACGGGGAGATTCATTACCGGCTGGCCCGAGTGCAGTGGCGGCTAGGACAAAAAGCCGCCGCGGTTCAGGCTATTCAGGAAGCCATCGTCTCGCCCGATCTGGGCGCCGGCCAGCGCTTGCAGGCCAAACTCGATCTCGCCGGTTTTTTTATCGATTTGCGGAGGATGGACTTTGCCAGAGAGGTACTGGATGACATCCTTCAGGAAAAGCCGGACCTGCAGGCAGCCCGGGAGTTGAAAAACCGTTTTTTTAATCCCTGA